A portion of the Rhodococcus pseudokoreensis genome contains these proteins:
- a CDS encoding GntR family transcriptional regulator: MPLNDRSRRQQLPEEVATYVREMIISGEVRAGDFLRIERIAEAVGVSTTPVREGLLALRSEGFVEMVPRRGFVVAPFTKQDVRDLFWAQAQLAAELAARAAKNITPQQIAELEGILKEHEDAIAQGDTERISSLGHAFHRKINLIADSPRLARLLGSVVTNLPNRFYATIEGHVTTTQEEHPLLLDALKKHAGKRAKTIMESHILDGADHLIDELEQRGLWDTDAEANAG; the protein is encoded by the coding sequence ATGCCCCTGAATGACAGGTCAAGACGACAGCAACTGCCCGAGGAAGTTGCCACGTACGTCCGCGAGATGATCATCTCCGGCGAGGTGCGTGCCGGCGACTTCCTCCGCATCGAGCGGATCGCCGAAGCCGTCGGAGTCAGCACGACACCCGTCCGCGAAGGACTCCTCGCCCTTCGGAGCGAAGGCTTCGTGGAAATGGTCCCCCGGCGCGGCTTCGTCGTGGCCCCGTTCACGAAGCAGGACGTGCGTGATCTGTTCTGGGCCCAGGCTCAGCTGGCCGCCGAACTGGCCGCACGGGCCGCCAAGAACATCACGCCCCAGCAGATCGCCGAACTCGAGGGAATCCTGAAGGAGCACGAGGACGCCATCGCACAGGGCGACACGGAGCGAATTTCCTCCCTCGGGCACGCGTTCCACCGAAAGATCAACCTGATCGCGGACTCACCGCGCCTCGCCCGCCTCCTCGGTTCCGTCGTCACGAATCTTCCGAACCGCTTCTACGCCACCATCGAGGGTCACGTCACCACGACCCAGGAGGAACACCCCCTCCTGCTCGATGCGTTGAAGAAGCACGCAGGCAAGCGGGCGAAGACGATCATGGAGTCGCACATCCTGGACGGCGCGGATCACCTGATCGACGAACTCGAGCAGCGCGGGCTGTGGGACACCGACGCCGAGGCCAACGCGGGCTGA
- a CDS encoding MFS transporter → MSTTKDWASRVGMRPYQIASVVFCMFLNMLDGYDVLVMGFAMPHLPEGFATNPEKGYLISAALAGMAVGAIGLARFADVIGRRRILLVGLAANTLGLTASALSNGFAMLLATRFVTGIAIGTISVVIIVLCQEVVPANRRSVALGLVMVGYPLGTTLAGFAGAGLVALAGGAWQGMFWIGAALGVVSFVVTAAFLRESDDFLARKGTTTEADRAIPAPQSEVRLLGRELRSRTVLLTFGYSMLTAGYYFVGTWTPQLIKDASGDAGSGALAGIMISFGAVVGGCLFGAFGLRFPGAQIAVITSAVSAVAIAGFALTLQGPFALAMAGLLGGGTFAAMSGFTSTSTAAYPVLARAKGYGAMMGVARGGAILSPIVAGYALSVMTPRAMYLAVIVPLVLAAVAAIALTRITRDQVVGESSRTAPALATTE, encoded by the coding sequence ATGAGCACAACGAAGGATTGGGCGTCGCGCGTGGGAATGCGCCCGTATCAGATTGCATCCGTGGTCTTCTGCATGTTCCTGAACATGCTGGACGGATACGACGTCCTCGTGATGGGTTTCGCGATGCCGCACCTGCCGGAGGGCTTCGCGACCAATCCGGAGAAGGGCTACCTGATCAGTGCCGCCCTCGCCGGGATGGCGGTCGGCGCGATCGGCCTCGCCCGCTTCGCCGACGTCATCGGCAGGCGGCGCATCCTGCTGGTCGGCCTCGCGGCCAACACCCTGGGCCTGACTGCGTCGGCGCTCTCGAACGGTTTCGCGATGCTCCTGGCGACCCGCTTCGTCACCGGCATCGCGATCGGCACGATCAGCGTCGTCATCATCGTCCTGTGCCAGGAGGTCGTCCCGGCCAATCGGCGAAGTGTGGCGCTCGGCCTGGTCATGGTCGGCTATCCGCTCGGCACGACGCTCGCGGGTTTCGCGGGCGCCGGACTCGTGGCACTGGCAGGCGGGGCGTGGCAGGGCATGTTCTGGATCGGCGCCGCGCTGGGCGTCGTATCGTTCGTGGTGACCGCTGCGTTCCTCCGCGAATCGGACGACTTCCTGGCCCGCAAGGGAACGACGACGGAAGCTGATCGGGCGATCCCCGCGCCGCAGAGCGAGGTCCGTCTGCTCGGCCGGGAACTGCGATCGCGCACAGTCCTCCTGACATTCGGATACTCGATGCTCACCGCCGGGTACTACTTCGTCGGCACCTGGACGCCGCAACTGATCAAGGACGCCAGTGGTGACGCGGGGAGCGGTGCGCTGGCCGGCATCATGATCAGCTTCGGTGCGGTGGTCGGAGGATGCCTGTTCGGCGCGTTCGGGTTGCGGTTCCCCGGCGCGCAGATCGCGGTGATCACGTCGGCCGTGTCCGCCGTGGCAATTGCCGGGTTCGCACTCACGCTGCAGGGACCGTTCGCACTGGCCATGGCCGGACTTCTCGGCGGAGGCACCTTCGCGGCCATGTCCGGGTTCACCTCCACGTCGACGGCGGCGTACCCGGTGCTCGCGCGCGCCAAGGGCTACGGAGCGATGATGGGTGTGGCCCGCGGAGGTGCGATTCTGTCGCCGATCGTCGCCGGGTACGCGCTCAGCGTCATGACTCCGCGGGCGATGTACCTCGCGGTCATCGTGCCTCTCGTGCTCGCGGCCGTCGCGGCGATCGCTCTCACCCGCATCACCCGAGACCAGGTCGTCGGCGAGTCGAGCCGGACGGCCCCGGCGCTCGCCACGACCGAGTAG
- a CDS encoding zinc-binding dehydrogenase, with the protein MTTHAVATIEEGAELAKQYTNGQGADALVITVGVLEPEHVAQALTSVRKAGTVVVTAVGEHSRIGLPIPVADLTLSQKRLQGCVFGSTNGTWDVNRLLNMYRAGQLNLDDMITRTYRLDDINQGYRDLKDGKNIRGVILFD; encoded by the coding sequence TTGACCACCCACGCCGTCGCGACCATCGAGGAGGGAGCCGAACTCGCAAAGCAGTACACCAACGGTCAGGGCGCGGACGCCCTCGTCATCACCGTCGGTGTGCTCGAACCCGAGCACGTCGCCCAGGCACTCACCTCGGTGCGCAAGGCGGGCACCGTCGTCGTCACCGCGGTCGGTGAGCATTCCCGGATCGGTCTCCCGATTCCGGTCGCCGACCTCACCCTCTCGCAGAAGCGTCTGCAGGGCTGCGTCTTCGGCTCGACGAACGGCACGTGGGACGTGAACCGGCTGCTGAACATGTACAGGGCCGGACAGCTCAACCTCGACGACATGATCACGCGCACCTACCGGCTCGACGACATCAACCAGGGCTACCGGGACCTGAAGGACGGCAAGAACATCCGCGGCGTCATCCTGTTCGACTGA
- a CDS encoding LysR family transcriptional regulator, translating into MDIRDAEYLVAVADHGSVTEAARALFIAQPSLSQAIRTLERDLGVELFDRGGRKLRITPAGASFAHAARQVLADVERARAVVHDVAELRSGTLTIAVLNSLAADPLPRLVGRFHRQFPRVVLSTVSADGPDGVGRAVRSGECDLGLTELLVDQQGLEFRTVGDQEIVLALHADLAIELPDPVPVGLLADIPMIVEIGSRPRLPVNNIAVECAHRQSMWELVVQGAGATLLPRRVAEQELPGVVVRSLAPPEVRTVGFVHRPDPLPPAAAAFITALDETHGASVPRNARPAGDSLASS; encoded by the coding sequence ATGGACATCCGGGACGCCGAATACCTGGTTGCCGTTGCCGATCACGGCAGCGTCACCGAGGCTGCGCGGGCGCTGTTCATCGCGCAGCCGTCGCTGTCGCAGGCGATCCGCACTCTCGAACGCGATCTCGGTGTCGAACTGTTCGATCGCGGGGGACGGAAACTGCGGATCACCCCGGCAGGCGCGTCGTTCGCGCACGCGGCGCGCCAGGTGCTCGCGGATGTCGAGCGGGCGCGGGCCGTCGTGCACGACGTCGCCGAACTACGGTCCGGAACGCTCACGATCGCGGTTCTCAATTCGCTTGCCGCCGATCCGCTTCCCCGTCTCGTCGGCCGGTTCCACCGGCAGTTCCCGAGGGTGGTCCTGTCCACGGTGTCGGCGGACGGTCCCGACGGCGTCGGCCGCGCGGTCCGGTCGGGGGAGTGCGACCTCGGGCTCACCGAACTGCTCGTCGACCAGCAGGGCCTCGAGTTCCGGACAGTGGGCGACCAGGAGATCGTGCTCGCACTGCACGCCGATCTGGCGATCGAACTCCCCGATCCGGTGCCCGTCGGCCTGCTCGCCGACATTCCGATGATCGTCGAGATCGGTTCGCGCCCAAGACTGCCGGTGAACAACATCGCCGTCGAATGTGCGCATCGCCAGTCGATGTGGGAACTGGTGGTCCAGGGGGCGGGGGCGACCCTGCTCCCGCGGCGCGTCGCCGAGCAGGAACTGCCGGGTGTCGTGGTCCGCTCGCTCGCGCCGCCCGAGGTGCGTACCGTCGGGTTCGTCCATCGGCCGGATCCGCTTCCGCCTGCAGCGGCGGCGTTCATCACTGCGCTCGACGAGACTCACGGCGCAAGCGTGCCGAGGAACGCGCGTCCGGCGGGCGACAGTCTGGCCTCGTCGTAG